In the genome of Caldisphaera lagunensis DSM 15908, the window TTTTCTCCTTCAACTGTTTCATAATAGTCTCCCCATGTACCTCCACATAATGCACTTAGGTAGAGAATTTTTAGAGAAAAGGCTTTGTTATAAGGTTGTTATAAAGCTATAATAAACTAAACAAATAAAAAATTTATAAATTTCAGACCTGCTAACTGAAATAGGAACAAAAATGAATAGCAATTCTTTAATTTTAAGTGGCATAAAAGTTTTAGATTTCACAAGAGCAATGTCAGGTCCTTTTGCAACAATGGTATTAGGAGATTTGGGTGCCGATATTATTAAGGTTGAACCACCTGAAGGTGATGAATCTAGGTCTTGGAAGCCACCGGATATTAATGGATTATCAAGCTATTTTATAAGTATAAACAGAAACAAAAGAAGCATTGTAGTAGATCTCAAAAATGAAAAAGGGAAAGAGATTATACATAAAATAGCCAAAAAAGTTGATGTAGTTATCGAAAACTTTAAGCCTGGAACTGCGAACAAATTAGGTATTGATTATAAAACAATTAGCTCAATTAATCCATCAATTATTTATGTAAGCTTATCAGCTTATGGACAAACTGGTCCTTGGAAGGATAAACCAGGATATGATCTAACCGTCATGGCTACTAGTGGACTCTTAAGTCTTAATGGAGAAAAAGATAGGCCACCTGTTAAATATGGTGTACCTATAGTTGATATCACATCAGGATTATATGCTGTCATTTCAATACTTTCAGCTCTTTATTATAGAGAGAAAACTGGAATTGGACAATATATAGACTTATCGATGTATGATGCGCAATTGCAAATATTATCCCACCAGGCACTTAGTTACTTAACAACAGGAAAGAATCCTGAAAGGTTGGGATCAGCTCATCCTAACATAGCACCTTATCAAGTATTCAAGGCAAAAGATGGCTATGTTGTGATTGCAGTAGGTAATGATAATCAATGGAAAAGGATGTGCGAAGTATTAAATATGAATTATCTTCTAAATGATCCAAGATTTAAAACAAATCCTGATAGAGTTAGAAATAGAGATGCGCTAGTTTTAGAGATGGAAAAGGTATTAGAAAACATTAGCGTTAAGGAAATTATTGATAAACTAGAATCAGTTGGAGTACCAGTAGCGCCTGTTAATTCGGTTGCAGAGGCACTTAATAATGAACAAACTAAGTCTAGAGAAATGGTTGTGGAGGTAGAACATAAAAAGATAGGAAAAATAAAGGTACCAGGTACACCATTTAAGTTTACTATTACTCCAGGAAAAATAAGATACCCCCCGCCATTGCTTGGAGAAAATACAACTGAAATATTAAAAGAATTCGGATTTTCTGATGGAGAAATAAATGATCTACTCAAAAATAAAGTAATATATGAAAATAAGTGATTCCAATATGGAAGAAATCAGCGTTAATGAGGCGTTAGAAAAGTCATATAAATTTTCAGATTATAATGCAGTTGTGACAATAAATGAAGATGCTGAAAAGGAAAAGGATAAGAAACCAATATTAATAAAGGACATAATATATACAAAAGGGATTAAAACAACAATGGGTTCGAAGGTATTTTTTAATTATATACCAAGGGAAGACGCTAGGGTTATTACTTTATTAAAAAGAAATGGATATACAATAGTTGGAAAAACAAATACTCATGAATTTGCATCAGGAGTAACAAATACATCATCAGTTTTTGGGCCATCAAGAAATCCAATAAATAAAGAACTTATAACAGGAGGAAGCAGTGGAGGAAGTGCTGCAGCAGTAAAATTAAAGATCACAGATGTCGCTTTGGGTACGGATACTGCTGGATCAATAAGGATTCCTGCATCTTTATGCGGTGTTATAGGTTTTAGACCAACACATGGATTGATAAGCGTTAAAGGTGTTTTCCCATTAGCACCCACATTTGATGACGTTGGAATAATGTCAAATAATGTTGAAAAATTGAAAGAAGTATTTTATATATTAAGTGAAAAGAAAATTAAGAAATATGACATAAATAATTTAAAAAAAGTTAAATTTGCTTTACCTGAAGGTTTTTATTCTGCAAATGAATCAATAGAAAATAAATTCAAAGATTTTATATCAAATTTAGAATATGAAATTATTGATATTAATAATTTAAAGAGTGCAATAAACGCTTTTGTTACAATAAGATATTCAGAAGCATCATGGATACACGAAAAAATGAGAGATAAATTTGATCAATATTTCCCTGATGTGAGAAGGTTGATTGAAAAGGGATTTAATTATTATGCATTTGAATACCTTAACTCGTTAAAAACTGCAAAAATTGTAAGAAGAAGGCTATTAATGATATTAAAAAAATATGACTTCATAATATTGCCAACTACTCCCATTATTGCTCCAAAAATAGAAGATGTTATTGGTAAAGAAGATGGTGAAATAAGAAGCATATTAACAAGTAATACATGGTTATCATCTTTAGTAGGATTCCCTTCAATATCATTACCTCTACTTAATATTAATGGATATCCTGCTGGAGTTCAATTAATTGGGAAACCATATGAAGACGATAAATTGCTAGAAGTATCAAAATTATTGCAAAAATAAAAAAATTTATTTCTTTACGAATTCTTCAACTTTCTTTTTTACTTCTTCCCTAGGAATTATTGAAGACATTACGGAAAAGCCTAGATCTAAAAGATCATCAACCTTTTTTCTTGCCATAAGTTGCTTAATTTGTCTAACCGCTATTTTATCGTTAGAAGAAATTTTTCTTGCGACCTCTATTACTTTGGCTTTAAGAGAGTTAATATCATCTACAACTCCATTTATTAAACCATATTTAAATGCTTCTTCTGCAGTTATCATATCTCCAGTTAAGGCTAGATATGATAAAAGCTTTGAGTTCACAAATAAATGCCCAAGAGTTGAAGAATATGGAGGTATCATACCCCATTTTACTGCAGGTAACCCAATTTTTGCTGTTTTAACTGCATATGCAATATCTGATGTATGTATTAATTCAAATCCAGCTCCTAGTGCATATCCGTTTATAGCTGCTATCACAGGTAGTTTACAATTCAAAGCCCCCCTGATAACACCTCCCAAACCTTCATACATTAATTTCCATGCTTTGTTAATATCAGATGTCGCATCTAATACATCATTTAAATCAGTTCCTCCTGAGAAGAATTTTTCACCTGCACCAATAATTGCTATAGCAGATATATCATTTCTCTCACACTGCTTACATATTGCTTCTTTAAGTTCTTTTAAAGTATCATAATTTAAAGAATTAGCTTTATTTTCTCTATCGATTATAATCCATGACAAAACATCTTCATCTACTGTTTTAATATACATCATATTTCACCTTTAAATTAAGTATGCAAAAAAGTAAAAAAACATTTATGATAAGGAATATTAATGAAAATCATTTTTTGGGAAAAGCTAGGCTGAAGAGAACTATTATTATGTTTATAAACAATCCTATGAAACCTATATAAATATCATGATAAAGGGTTGTTGATATCACTTTAAAGTGATTAGCATATAGTGTTGTATAAATGGAAACAATTGTACCAATCCATATACCAGCTATAGCAAATTCTTTTCTTATGAATTTGATAAATGGATGAATAACTGCTATTGGCAAGAACTGCAATATTATTTCAGCACCTATCAGATAGAACTGAAATGCATAGGTCATAGGAATAACTTGGAGTAAAGCTAATGATAATAGAGTAAAGCCAACTGCAGACCATTTTGCTATTTGTGTTTGTCCTTTGCCAGAGATATTGGGCTTAATCATCCTTGATAAGTCTCTTCCCACCATGTTTCCAACAGTTACGGCCATTAATGCAGCCGGAACTAAACCGCCTACAAATATGCCTAATAATGCTATACCTGTCAACCATGAAGGAACTAAAGATACTAAGAGACCAGGTATTACATATAACCCTCTTGATGAGGCAGGGAATTGAAAAACAAAGCTATGAACTGAAGGTATTTTATAGACAGCTATAGCCATAATATCAGCTAGAGCTAGAGGAATTGCATAAAGAATTGTTAATGAGTAACCCTTTAACAATCTTTCTTCATTTTGTGCTGCCCATGAACCTGTAACATTGTGTGGCCACAAATATGCAGAAAATACCACCCCAAGCATGCTCGTACTGAATGCTAAAGCTTGTACACTTGGTAATGCTACATATTTTGATGGCATTCCAGAAAATATATTATTAAATCCATGAGTATAATATAGGGTTGCTACTATAACCGTTAATAACCCTAGCCATACTAAAATATCTTTAAATACAGCTCCTAAAGAAACTCCTCTAACTCCGCTTGTAAATGAAAATGCTGCTATTACAACGAATGCAATAAATAAAATCAAAACACTATATTCCTTAAATGCTGCAGATACTGGTGAGATACCGAAGGATTCTAAGAACATTGTTCCTAATATGGCATATAGACCATCTACTTGTAATGCTATATAGAATAGAGTTGCAAATATACCTAAAACTACGACAGAGAGTGATAGCAAAATACTGTTAAATTCCCCTC includes:
- a CDS encoding CaiB/BaiF CoA transferase family protein, with the protein product MNSNSLILSGIKVLDFTRAMSGPFATMVLGDLGADIIKVEPPEGDESRSWKPPDINGLSSYFISINRNKRSIVVDLKNEKGKEIIHKIAKKVDVVIENFKPGTANKLGIDYKTISSINPSIIYVSLSAYGQTGPWKDKPGYDLTVMATSGLLSLNGEKDRPPVKYGVPIVDITSGLYAVISILSALYYREKTGIGQYIDLSMYDAQLQILSHQALSYLTTGKNPERLGSAHPNIAPYQVFKAKDGYVVIAVGNDNQWKRMCEVLNMNYLLNDPRFKTNPDRVRNRDALVLEMEKVLENISVKEIIDKLESVGVPVAPVNSVAEALNNEQTKSREMVVEVEHKKIGKIKVPGTPFKFTITPGKIRYPPPLLGENTTEILKEFGFSDGEINDLLKNKVIYENK
- a CDS encoding amidase; translated protein: MEEISVNEALEKSYKFSDYNAVVTINEDAEKEKDKKPILIKDIIYTKGIKTTMGSKVFFNYIPREDARVITLLKRNGYTIVGKTNTHEFASGVTNTSSVFGPSRNPINKELITGGSSGGSAAAVKLKITDVALGTDTAGSIRIPASLCGVIGFRPTHGLISVKGVFPLAPTFDDVGIMSNNVEKLKEVFYILSEKKIKKYDINNLKKVKFALPEGFYSANESIENKFKDFISNLEYEIIDINNLKSAINAFVTIRYSEASWIHEKMRDKFDQYFPDVRRLIEKGFNYYAFEYLNSLKTAKIVRRRLLMILKKYDFIILPTTPIIAPKIEDVIGKEDGEIRSILTSNTWLSSLVGFPSISLPLLNINGYPAGVQLIGKPYEDDKLLEVSKLLQK
- a CDS encoding enoyl-CoA hydratase/isomerase family protein; amino-acid sequence: MYIKTVDEDVLSWIIIDRENKANSLNYDTLKELKEAICKQCERNDISAIAIIGAGEKFFSGGTDLNDVLDATSDINKAWKLMYEGLGGVIRGALNCKLPVIAAINGYALGAGFELIHTSDIAYAVKTAKIGLPAVKWGMIPPYSSTLGHLFVNSKLLSYLALTGDMITAEEAFKYGLINGVVDDINSLKAKVIEVARKISSNDKIAVRQIKQLMARKKVDDLLDLGFSVMSSIIPREEVKKKVEEFVKK
- a CDS encoding sodium:solute symporter family protein, with amino-acid sequence MITASGLQMLITFIVLFIAFAIVGFLGSRFRRADLTQLHEWGLGGRRLGTAFQFFLQGADWFTAYSILAIPSAVFALGAYGFFGVAYQAMVFTWASVFMPRLWRLSKNKGYITIADYARGEFNSILLSLSVVVLGIFATLFYIALQVDGLYAILGTMFLESFGISPVSAAFKEYSVLILFIAFVVIAAFSFTSGVRGVSLGAVFKDILVWLGLLTVIVATLYYTHGFNNIFSGMPSKYVALPSVQALAFSTSMLGVVFSAYLWPHNVTGSWAAQNEERLLKGYSLTILYAIPLALADIMAIAVYKIPSVHSFVFQFPASSRGLYVIPGLLVSLVPSWLTGIALLGIFVGGLVPAALMAVTVGNMVGRDLSRMIKPNISGKGQTQIAKWSAVGFTLLSLALLQVIPMTYAFQFYLIGAEIILQFLPIAVIHPFIKFIRKEFAIAGIWIGTIVSIYTTLYANHFKVISTTLYHDIYIGFIGLFINIIIVLFSLAFPKK